Below is a window of Oreochromis aureus strain Israel breed Guangdong linkage group 4, ZZ_aureus, whole genome shotgun sequence DNA.
TGCTTATTTACACCATCACAACAATCGCTTTACCTCCAGTTAGCCGGTGTGAGCCTACTGCGTCCTCCTTCCAACCGAattctcctccacctcctcctgatGACAGCAAAGTTCATTTAACTACGGAAAGCAACAGCAGTCATTCCTCCAGCCCTGACATCGGAGAGCGGCTGGACCTCGGCTCAAGGCGCGCAGAAGACCTCCTAAACTCTGAAGACCTCCACAGCGGGAAAGAGAAACCCAGCAGCAGCCCCGAAGAAAGGCCCGAGAAGAGACTAAGACCCAGAATGGCGTCTTCTTCGGCTCCTACAGGTGTCAGTGACCGTCACAACCCCAGGCAAGCCGAGGACGAGCCGGTTTATTCATATGGAGACTGCAGAGAGGGGAAAATTAAGCACGTAGTTTACGGCAAGTTTGTCATCGCTGGCCAGCTGGAGCCAAACGTCCCAACTCTCAGCTACCAATCAGATTCCTCTGCTTCAGGTAAGCTACTGTCCTGAACTCACCTGACCCCAGGCTCCTCCTCACTGTGCTTGCGTTTTACTTTACTACTTTAATACTCCCCCAACGAAACCaatttaataattttaatccTTTTTATAAAGTAGTTGGTACACTTTAATCCCTCATGATGATTATAAACTATTCTACCACTAAAACTAATCTTTTTACTATAAGAAGCATTTTGTGTCCCGTTATCTTAATCCATTAGTTTGCTACATGAAACTCCCAatctccctcctccctctctctccctcctctctctccccccctccccctctctcacacactttaCATTCTGTATAATCCTCACACTAACACCATATTCTCAGaggtggtttgtttttgtttaccaGTCCGGTCTCTGGGAAGCCGGACAAGGCTCAGGGGTCACCGGGTCAGCAGCACAGTGAAGAGCTGGCAGAGGCTGCTGCCTGTGGTGGAGTGTGAGGAGGACAGCATGACCCTCACTGTCAGGAGGAGACGAGCTGCACAGCTCCTGCTCGACCGAGGTGAGGCTACACCTACATGTCTATGCGCTCCAATAGCCTGGATTTTGTACTTGCACTAttgcattgttttttgttttgttttttaaaggtttcTCTTGGGAAACCCAAACCGTTTCGTAATATTAGTAAAATTAAGGTTTTGTGTTGTCTATTTGTGTTGCAGCAAATGAGTCGTCGGTGGCTCTGTCCCAGCTACCACCACAGTGTGGTTACACTCTTCAGACCACATGGAGAGACCTCAGTCTGATGGCTCCATATTACGCTTGTCATGTCATTCAAAAGGTGCGTGCGTCCGTGTGCTACACCTAGATTTGAAacagtttttgtaattttgcattCAGACTCCACCACAGTAAATTTGAAGTCACACAATCTAGATGTGATGTCAGTGTTGCTTTTCATCCATGTGCACTGTGAGCTGTCTGATCAGTTCAGCAGTATAACTTAAAAATTATTCAGAAAGtgatttaggaaaaaaaaaaataagacaccCAAATATCCCTCTGCCTATTCTGATTCAGTTTACATATGGAAAATGAGTCCGAGTAAGTGCACATGTTTACTCCCACTCCTTCTCTATAGGTTGTCAGTTCATATATAGCCAGCTTCCATATCAATATAAACTTCAACCATAGAGTACATATTCTGTTATTAAAATATGTGAAATTCAAATGatcatttatattttctttttgcaactCTAACTTTACTTTCACGCATCCAAGCAAAATACCTCCAGTTTTGTAATGCTGATAGGAAAATCGGTATAAGTACAACTAACAAACTTACTAAACAGACATTCACTGAAATACATCGTTCATCTGTTTCTCATAAACATCATATCTTTAACTCCTTTTTGAACTTCTTTGTTCTGGCATTGCTTCAACTCTGCATTCAAACTCTTCCACAGTTTCGCTCCATGCACAGTCATACACGCatccagatttgaaaaaaacatttaaattaatatttgCTTTTCTCAAAAGAAGCTGTAAATATTTCCTGGtagttgtgttgtttttttttgtttttttgtttgtttcttttctctgtctgaGCAAAATTTGTGCCACATTATCTCCagtgtttgacagatgatgtgctTCAGATCACAAGCCGTTTTTCTTTTCCCATCATTTTGGTACAAGTTCTTGGTTTGATGGGTCCAAAGGTTGTTTTTTGCAGAACTGTGCAGGCTCTTTAGATGTCTTATGACAAAGCCTAATGTGGccatgttgttgtgtttgtgttactaGTTTTAGTCTTGTCACAaactcttttctttgttttagacTTTGACAATGACCCGTCTGCTTCCTCCAGAGTGCTCTTGAGTTGTTTAGATGTTGTGCAGTTGGTTTTCCtaaccatggaaataattctgtcatcatgcACTTTAGTTGGCTTCTGTGGTCTTCCAGGCCCGTTGCTGTGGCTGAGCCAGTCAATGCAGTCATAACACTGCACCAGATTATTGATTTGGCCACTTGTAAAGTTTTTGCTGTCCCCGAGTCTAAGCAGTTTATGTGGAACCTCTGAAAAATAggggactgtgtataaaaatgactGCAATTCCTAAAGAGTTAATGCAATTCTTACACTTCAgtcacatgttttgttttgtttttcttcttcattttcctCTTTTAAATCCAGAGAGGCAAAACAgccaaaaccacaaaaaataatgtacagtgtgtttgtttttggctgCATTGATACGGTTTTAAGTGTCAAATTATATGAAAAATGTCCAAAACTAGGCTAATTGTTGTTATTAAGACAAAAACTGAAGTTTTTGTAAAACCTTCCTCCTTTTGTGACTGATCAGATGAGTTGTACATTCAAGCTAAATAATCCTTGAATCTGGCAAACgtttgtggggggttttttggggttttttaaaatCCTGAGCATGTATGGTCTAAGGTGGGGTGTTTTTAGCTGAGGGTGGTGTAAATCCTCTCTGCTTTTATTCAGGATGGCAGTTATGTGCTGCCCCTGCTATGGAGGGGAACCCCAGTCAAGATGTCCTGTCCAGTCTCTCAGATCAGCCCTCACACTGTGGGGCTATCCTCCCTCTGCTGCTCTCCACATGGGATGATTGTCAAAGTACACGAATCGACTCCTGTGGAGAAGCAGAGAGTAAATGGTAGGCTCCCCTTTCTTTCTATTGGCATCAAACATAATTTAGATAATAGTTTAGCCTTTCCCCCTCATATGTTGAATCAAATATGAACCTTTATTTCTCTTGTCTGCAGTGAGAGGAGATTGGACCCCTCTAGCTCTGTTGGCTGAGCAGTGTGGCTACACTTTGGCTAAACAAGATGCAGATACTGTAATTGCTGCTCCGTTTATTACATGTGGCATCACAGAAAAGGTGAACTTCAGGGCATCCTATACACAAGACAGactagttgtttttatttctttagccCATCTGGTTCTCCAGCATAATCATCATATCTGATGTGCACATTGTCATTTCCTGTGgtctttaaatgttgttttggttttttcctcctccaggATGGAGAATACACACTTCCTCTCCAGATAGGCAAGGAAATCTTCTCACTTTCCTGCCctgtgtctcctcctgaagAGCTCCCCATTAACAGTCAGCCTCTGGTCAACAGCCCAGCTCATCTAACCAGGGGGACAGACAAACCTATGTTAGGGGCTCAGGAGCCTTTTCCATGGGCCCCTCCTTTCTACCTGGCTCCACTGTACTATCCCCACCCTACATATCACCATAATTATGCCAGTCCTAAAGTACATGCTTCATATGATTCTCCTACTCCAGCATCTTTGACTCCTGAGccgagttttagctctcagctTCACCCTCCTGTTGATTCCCAGCCAGATTATCAACCCTACTACGTCTACCAGATGCCTTTCTGGGAGCAGTATGACACTCCTCCATCACCCGTTGAAGAAATGGAAGATTTACGTCGGGAGAACCCCGAACGAAGACAAAATCAAGAAACTCCTTTTTTGGCCTTCTCTGAGAAGCACAGTGTCAGACCTACAGGGTTTCCAGCTCGGCTCAAAGCGCTGCATTTCCAGCCTCTGAGACACGATTTCAATCCATACTACCACTACTACCATCACCCCAAAATCCCCCTTTCTGGCAAACCTCAAAACCCTGATTCAGGTCTGGATGTTTCTCACGAAATCTCTTCAGCTCACTCGCGTAAACATGAATTTTCAGCTTTGGCCCCCAACGTTCAACAGTCTAAGAGCGTCAGGAAAGTCACCTCAGACCAGTTCCCTCCACCTGTGTCAGAGACTACCTTTTATCCCTACGTTCACCCAGAAAATGCTAAATTGGTTGACAAAACCCTTGAAACTCATGCTCCTCACCTTCTAAACCCATATCTttactactattactattactttCCACATATTTCAAGGGGTGAGGCTGAAAGACTGGTTCCATCACATCCCGACATGCCTGCAGAAACAAACTTGTCAAATTCCTCCCCAATTCTTGCAGTAAATGAGCACAACATGAATGCCTACATAAATGCACACAAGAACTTTGATAAATATAGCACAGAGCTGATCATGCATCCGATTTTCTCTGCTAAAGTAAATTTGGAGCAGAATGATGCAAGTCGCTCTGCATCTGTGACTCCTGCAGTGCTGCCTCCAGTCCCACAAGGTCCCCATCATAGACTTGAGCCTCAACAACGCCCTCCTCACTCTCAATCATTCATTAATCAACTGAATCCTTACCAGTACTACTATCACCCTTATTATCATTACTCTCAGATGTATTACAGACCTGTAAACCAAGTTTCTCCAGCTTCACCCGATCTTCTTCTAGCACCTGCTGCCCCAGCTCAACGTCTGACTCCACCTGTACAATCGGTGTATGGTTTTCATGACTGGATGCATAGTCCTTTCTATTACCCATATAACCCATCTAAAGTGCCCGAAGACGACGAGCTCCATCCTACAGGCAGCAAAAACTCTGAAAACAAATCTGCTAAATCTCAGCTTCCCTCAGACTTTGACTATGGCATGATGGCAGGATATTTCAACATCCCTCTGCCACTGCATAATCCAATCAATAGTTTATATTCCCATTATATTACTCAGCAGCACCATAATGAGCAATCTGAGAAACCTGATGAAGATGCAAAAGAGAATCTAGAGAAAGTGAGAGGTAAATGATCACATTTAAGGGTTTATCAATCTTGAATGCCACAGAGTTTAAATGTTTGGTCTTACAATTTTAGTTTAAGCACAACATTTCAGTGCAGTCAATCAGACATGCAGTGTTTTGACTTCAGATCACCACAAGGGGGCAGGAAACCCTCTGCCTAAAGTTCTGGCTGTAATTACACACCTGTATTGCATATTTTCCATCTCATGCTGCTGAGAACAGCCATCCATAACAAGCTCTCGTTGCTTTGTTTGCTTTCCTCTCAGATTACCTCGAGGCCCACACGTACACGCCCTCCGCCTCACCCTGCGGCCTTGGACCTGTGTCAGATACTGATTGCAGTAACTCTTTAGGCTGCTGTTCAAACACTGTGAAGGGTGAGTCTCACACAATACAAACCTTGTAAGCACTTGTCTGGtaaaggaggggggggggaagcAAATGAGTAATGCACTGACTTTCAGGCTTGAAGcctgaaataagtatttgatccccaagcaaaacatgacttGGTGCTTGGTGGTGAGATCCTTGTTTGCAAGCACAGCGGTATGATGCAGTTAGTTGTTCTTGTAGTTAGTTGCTGGGTTTGCACACATCTTAGGGGGGATTTTACCTCACTCTTCTTAAAagaaactctctaaatcctTTATGTTTTGGCTGCTGCTTGTTTGAAACCAGGAGTATCTGTAATTGATTGCCTGTGTCCATGTGCCACACAGATTAGTCTGTGGCTGGGTTATAGTGGATCTAATACTTCACTCAgtgacatgcaaatcaattttTTGGATTGGTTTTTTGGCTTatattctctctccattaaagtgaaactaccataaaaattaGACTGTTCATATGTtttttgtaagtgagcaaacttgCAAATTTAGCAGGGGATCCAATAATTATTTCccactctgtgtatgtgtgtcggCAGGCTGTACAGTGGGACAGTACTGCGTCTTTGCGATGCCTGACTCTGTAGTACAGCCCACAGTTGCTCCTCCTGCTCATTCCCCTGAGGACATCAATGCTTCCTGCACGCTGCAGAGGTTGACCCCTGATCGTGACATCTACATTGTACCTCTGGATGGCTGCGGAGTAAACAAACATGTAAGGCACATTCCTATGTTATCACATCATGTAGACCCCCACCCCCaggaaagaagggaaaaaaatggacaAACACACTCCACTGTGGCAGGATaaattaaagcttttttttaaaaaatacattttgatagATGCTTGGCAAGACGGTGGTTCATCTTTTGGAAGTTCAAGGTTTGCATCCTTACCAAAACGGCGATTCTGCACATGAGCGTTCTCCTTTCAGgtatgtcactgctgtttacagGAAACTTGCTTTTGTAACCATTGCCAGCAGCCTTGTAGTGCTTAGGTTTAAGCATTCAGCTGTAGCAGAAAAGACTCAGTTTTCTCTTAAAACAATACCGTCCATCTGATTTGTTTTGGCTGACGTGCTTTTCTTTATGTTAACAGTCACCTGTTATACCAATTTCCAGCTccacatttgtattttttgactTTAAGAGTAGATTAGTGTGATTCACAAATCTAATTTCAAATTGATCCTTAATTATCTTGGTGCTAGCCCTCAGTTCATCCTGAAACAAGCTGTTGCTTCTCCCACATCTTTCTTTCCTCCAACTGCCCGTCTCAATTAGGAGGCTTGcacagcaggtggatgaggctCTGTGTGTCTGAGATGGCCACACTTGGGATATCGCCTCCATTTGTCTCCATAAACATccatatttttagttttagaaGTCTTCTAAACTCTGAATGCAGAACTAGTTTTGGGCTCCTTTATCACAAATTATCAGCTCATGATGCTGCTGAGATGTTCCCGATGAAACCCAGGTTGCTTTGATGGGAGGATGTAGTTTGTTTCTATTTTTGGGTCTGGTGTCTCTCCTATTTGTCCACAGGTGTCCAACGTGGAGGCAAAGTGTTTTCAGCTTTAATCCATGTCCACCATTTTTGATGCCATGACCATCGTCCAATCTTTAAACTGTTCACTTTCACCTGACAGATGGAGGGTGTTGATTCCAACACATTCAGTTTTTTAAACTATATTTCCTTTAATGACAAACTGCAACACGAAAGAGAAGTACCTCGTTTTATATCATTTCTCATCCCTATTTAAAACTCACAGCTGTCGATGGGTTCAATAGGAAGTGAAAGATGAAAATGACTAAGTCTCAGCTGCTCAGAAAAGATGCCTCCTCCAGCTGCTATGATACTCATCAAAATATCATAAATATTAGATCTTCACAACTGAAATATGTGCCTGGCCCACCGTATAGTGGCCATTCTGTATTTCCTTTGTGGTGGTAAATGTTTTTCCACGGCTTCTGTATTTACATAGTCACTTGCATCTTGTGTAGAGCAGTTTGGCACCAAACCAGCTGCCTTTAGGTAAATAAGATACCAGAATCTTGTATAAGGCTGGATCAGTCTTTCTAATCTCCTCACAAGTGCGCCATCAAGGCTTCATCCTCAGCTTGTTCTTGTTTCCATTATATGctcctctttgtttttgttgtttaagcAGTGCTTTGATCAACAGCTGCTTTTCAAATgtgtattgtttaaaaaaaaaattcacgtACGTGTGTGTCCGTCTCCTTCCCTCCACAGGTTTATGGTGGGATGTAGTTCCTCAGCAGATTCTCCAGGTGAAGTGAAGTTTCATGTGATAGATGAACAGCCTCCTCTGCCTCTCATACAGCCAACACCAGTCGCTGTCACTGTGCAACTGAGAATTGCCGAAGGTGATTTTTCTTTAACACGTGTTCTGTTCAAGGACCAGATCATAGCTTGGAGCCAATAGGCCGAGTGTTCTTAAACACTTGATTAaagcgtttttctttttccctgcAGATGAGTCTTTCACCAGCTACCACCCTGAGGCTCACCTCCCTCTCAGCCTCTTGCAGGGCAGA
It encodes the following:
- the LOC116311536 gene encoding uncharacterized protein LOC116311536 isoform X2, giving the protein MHFKHKGYFGVVLIYTITTIALPPVSRCEPTASSFQPNSPPPPPDDSKVHLTTESNSSHSSSPDIGERLDLGSRRAEDLLNSEDLHSGKEKPSSSPEERPEKRLRPRMASSSAPTGVSDRHNPRQAEDEPVYSYGDCREGKIKHVVYGKFVIAGQLEPNVPTLSYQSDSSASEVVCFCLPVRSLGSRTRLRGHRVSSTVKSWQRLLPVVECEEDSMTLTVRRRRAAQLLLDRANESSVALSQLPPQCGYTLQTTWRDLSLMAPYYACHVIQKDGSYVLPLLWRGTPVKMSCPVSQISPHTVGLSSLCCSPHGMIVKVHESTPVEKQRVNVRGDWTPLALLAEQCGYTLAKQDADTVIAAPFITCGITEKDGEYTLPLQIGKEIFSLSCPVSPPEELPINSQPLVNSPAHLTRGTDKPMLGAQEPFPWAPPFYLAPLYYPHPTYHHNYASPKVHASYDSPTPASLTPEPSFSSQLHPPVDSQPDYQPYYVYQMPFWEQYDTPPSPVEEMEDLRRENPERRQNQETPFLAFSEKHSVRPTGFPARLKALHFQPLRHDFNPYYHYYHHPKIPLSGKPQNPDSGLDVSHEISSAHSRKHEFSALAPNVQQSKSVRKVTSDQFPPPVSETTFYPYVHPENAKLVDKTLETHAPHLLNPYLYYYYYYFPHISRGEAERLVPSHPDMPAETNLSNSSPILAVNEHNMNAYINAHKNFDKYSTELIMHPIFSAKVNLEQNDASRSASVTPAVLPPVPQGPHHRLEPQQRPPHSQSFINQLNPYQYYYHPYYHYSQMYYRPVNQVSPASPDLLLAPAAPAQRLTPPVQSVYGFHDWMHSPFYYPYNPSKVPEDDELHPTGSKNSENKSAKSQLPSDFDYGMMAGYFNIPLPLHNPINSLYSHYITQQHHNEQSEKPDEDAKENLEKVRDYLEAHTYTPSASPCGLGPVSDTDCSNSLGCCSNTVKGCTVGQYCVFAMPDSVVQPTVAPPAHSPEDINASCTLQRLTPDRDIYIVPLDGCGVNKHMLGKTVVHLLEVQGLHPYQNGDSAHERSPFRFMVGCSSSADSPGEVKFHVIDEQPPLPLIQPTPVAVTVQLRIAEDESFTSYHPEAHLPLSLLQGRTVYVEVSLKDPPEPTLVLLVHSCLAYTEAPYPSGMLVYDGCSSLGVLQMLPTSDLQVRKIIIYSFLSLPQHMTKGGSLREDPEIHFLCLTEVCSDCTLRCLKGPNTGV
- the LOC116311536 gene encoding uncharacterized protein LOC116311536 isoform X1 — translated: MHFKHKGYFGVVLIYTITTIALPPVSRCEPTASSFQPNSPPPPPDDSKVHLTTESNSSHSSSPDIGERLDLGSRRAEDLLNSEDLHSGKEKPSSSPEERPEKRLRPRMASSSAPTGVSDRHNPRQAEDEPVYSYGDCREGKIKHVVYGKFVIAGQLEPNVPTLSYQSDSSASVRSLGSRTRLRGHRVSSTVKSWQRLLPVVECEEDSMTLTVRRRRAAQLLLDRANESSVALSQLPPQCGYTLQTTWRDLSLMAPYYACHVIQKDGSYVLPLLWRGTPVKMSCPVSQISPHTVGLSSLCCSPHGMIVKVHESTPVEKQRVNVRGDWTPLALLAEQCGYTLAKQDADTVIAAPFITCGITEKDGEYTLPLQIGKEIFSLSCPVSPPEELPINSQPLVNSPAHLTRGTDKPMLGAQEPFPWAPPFYLAPLYYPHPTYHHNYASPKVHASYDSPTPASLTPEPSFSSQLHPPVDSQPDYQPYYVYQMPFWEQYDTPPSPVEEMEDLRRENPERRQNQETPFLAFSEKHSVRPTGFPARLKALHFQPLRHDFNPYYHYYHHPKIPLSGKPQNPDSGLDVSHEISSAHSRKHEFSALAPNVQQSKSVRKVTSDQFPPPVSETTFYPYVHPENAKLVDKTLETHAPHLLNPYLYYYYYYFPHISRGEAERLVPSHPDMPAETNLSNSSPILAVNEHNMNAYINAHKNFDKYSTELIMHPIFSAKVNLEQNDASRSASVTPAVLPPVPQGPHHRLEPQQRPPHSQSFINQLNPYQYYYHPYYHYSQMYYRPVNQVSPASPDLLLAPAAPAQRLTPPVQSVYGFHDWMHSPFYYPYNPSKVPEDDELHPTGSKNSENKSAKSQLPSDFDYGMMAGYFNIPLPLHNPINSLYSHYITQQHHNEQSEKPDEDAKENLEKVRDYLEAHTYTPSASPCGLGPVSDTDCSNSLGCCSNTVKGCTVGQYCVFAMPDSVVQPTVAPPAHSPEDINASCTLQRLTPDRDIYIVPLDGCGVNKHMLGKTVVHLLEVQGLHPYQNGDSAHERSPFRFMVGCSSSADSPGEVKFHVIDEQPPLPLIQPTPVAVTVQLRIAEDESFTSYHPEAHLPLSLLQGRTVYVEVSLKDPPEPTLVLLVHSCLAYTEAPYPSGMLVYDGCSSLGVLQMLPTSDLQVRKIIIYSFLSLPQHMTKGGSLREDPEIHFLCLTEVCSDCTLRCLKARVEAGQRRVLDEATRQRRLARQLEALEKDNFQDDPLSSLPQVLLPAYLPSVSLKNQRHLEQFGFHHPS